TCTGTAGAGAAAAACAAAGCAAAGCTAGAGACAAAAATTAACTCAGTACTCAATGAAATAGAGTCACAAATAAAACAAGACCAATCAGAATTAGGGAGAGACGAAACACCCAAGCCAATAAACAGCACCGAACTTAAAAATAAGTTAGCAGCGTTAAACGAACAGTTAAAGGATAGTAACAAAGCTACCAAGAAACAACTTAAACAACTACAAGAAGATCATCTTACTCGATTAGAAAAGTATGAGAACCAATTGGAAATATTGGGTGAAAGAAACAGTTACAGTAAGACAGATCAAGACGCAGTGTTCATGAGACTCAAGGATGACCATATGCAAAATGGGCAGCTGAAACCAGCCTATAACACTCAAATCAGTACAGAGGATCAATTCATCACACACTATAGTATACATCAAACAGCAGGCGACACCACTACTTTAGAAACTCATTTAGATGGTTTTGAACAACAATATGGAAAACAAAGTAAAGAAGTCATCGCAGATGCTGGATATGGAAGTGAGGAAAACTATGAGATGATGGAGCAAAAACAAATAGATGCTTATGTTAAATACAACTACTTTCATAAAGAACAAAAACGTCCACAAAAACAGAACCCATTTTTGGTGCAAAACTTATATTACAATGAGTCGGAAAACTTTTTGTATGCCCAATGGGACAAAAATTAGAGCATGTTGGTAAAGGCAAAAGAAAAAGCATAAATGGCTTTATATCTCAAGTCGACTATTATCAAGCCAGGAGGTGTGAAGGCTGCCCATTAAGAGGAATGTGTCATAAAAGTGCTGGCAATAAAAAGATAGAAATTAATCATAAGCTCAATCATTATAGAGCCAAAGCAAGGGAAAAGCTAACTTCAGAGAGGGGATTGATGCATAGGAGCAAAAGGCCCATAGAAGTAGAAGCAGTATTTGGTCAGTTAAAAAGTAACAATAAATTTTCAAGATTCACCTTACGTAAGATGGATAAGGTAAATATTGAATTTGGTCTAATGTCAATTGGACATAATCTTAGAAAATTAGCCCAAAAAGCCTTAGGAAATCATCGATTTCTAATCTTTTGCGGCCCTAAAGACCTATTAGGATTACCAATCCATAAAAATCAAAGAAATCTATCTAAATTAAATTATCTGGAAATTTGTATTACCCCAATCCACAGAGCAGCGTAATAAAAAAGAAGCTATCTTTTTAGACAGCCTCTTTAAAGTATGGGAATTATTAGTTTTTGCCGCTCTTGCCTTCTTCACGGGAAGCAGGATTTTTGCCTGTAAGATGCAAAAATCCCGCCTGCTCCGATGCGGGCAGGCGTGACAAAATCAATCGTTTAATTGAGTACCTAAATAGTTACGTTTTTTTTCAATTTTCGCAAGACGATGTACCTGCCGGGAAAGTTCCGGAAATTTTCACCGGCAGGTATTTGCATCTTATAGTTTCGGCACAGTAGTTGTTTTCCAGAGGGTCCTTTTTTGGGCTTATTACGATCCTGGAAATTTAAGTTGTATGTATAAAGTCGGAAGGTACATTCAGATATTATTCTGCTTGTTCGTCCACACATACAACCTGGCTTTCCGGGTTGGCAGGTGATGATTTTATATATTCAACACCGTAGTAACACCCTATTTGCTTTGACTTACATGACAGCATAAAAATGAAGCAGGCAACAAGCAAGCCGGTCATTAAAATTGTCTTTTTCATCATAGTTATTTTTAATAGTTTAGTAATTGTTTTTATAAGTCAGTTTGTTTTTAAAATTGTTACCCCTTGGGTGGAGATTTTTTTTATGGCTTTTAGCTTTTGGCTATTGGCTATTAGCTCGTAGCTTGTAGGTTTGCGGTAGTTATCAACCATCAACCCCATCAACCTTATCAACCCTATCAACTCAATAAACCTTATAAACTCCATCAACAACTAAGCAATCCCGCCTGACCACTACGTAGTAGGCGGGCAGGTCCGCAATTCCGCAATTCTGCAAATCCAACAAATCAACAACTGGCTGGGAGCGCAAAAGGAACTCAAAAAGCCGATCTCCTATATTACTCCTTCACCGATCACCGATCGCCTCACCACCGATCACCCCATCACCCCATCACTCCATCACCCCATTACAAAATACCCCCGTATTTCTACCTGATTTTTAAATTTAATATGAAAAAGCACTACGGTATAAATCTTTTGGTTTATATTTGGATAAATATAGTTTTAGTAAGATAATAAATCACAAAGTAGCAGGCAACAGCCTGCTACTTTTCTATAGAAATATGAGATATTTCAGTAAGATATTTTTATTCGTCTTTATGATTTTTTCCATTCAAGGCATCAAATCACAACAGAAAGACCTGTGTGCATTTGACTTGTTATTACAAGACGAAAAGCTCGAGTCTGTGTATAATCATATTGAAAAAAATTCAAAAATATCATACGAAAATTTTATTTCTCAGATTACTTCTCAAAGATCAGTCTCAAATGATGTCGTAATTCTTCCTGTATTGATACATATCATTCATAATAATGGTGAAGAAAATATATCTGATCAGCAGGTTATTAAAGGGATAAATTTAATGAATGATGCATTCAGAAACAGAGGAGTTTATTATACCCCTGATGGCACAGATACCGGAATAGAATTTTGCTTGGCCTTACGTGATCAAAACGGGCAGGAAACCAATGGAATATTGCGGCACCAAAGTATCTATACAGATATGGCAATTCCGGGTAGCAGATCTGCAATTTTTAGTTTTACCGGTTTTGAAGCAACCCAACACATTAATATCAGGCTTGTAAAAAAGGCATGTTTTATAGATAATTGTCAGATTGCCGGATATGGAGCTATAAACAGTGGTATAGTAATGGACGCCATATATTTTGGGAAAGACAAATCGGACAATACAGTTCTTGTACATGAAATGGGGCATGTTTTGGGATTATTACATACTTTTTATGGCGGGTGCAAAAACGAAAATTGTTTTGAAGAAGGAGACCGTGTTTGTGATACGCCACCAGACAACAGTGTTGTTTACGGGCCTTGTAATTATACGATCAATTCATGCAGGACAGATGAAAATGATCCTCGAATTTTTAATCCGTTCCGCCCATTCATTTTGGGTGGAATTGGGGATCAGCCCGACCTTAACAATAATTTTCTGGATTATATATTCCAAGATTGCAGAACATCCTTTACCACCGGCCAGGCTCAAAGAATGCATTTTTATATAGAAAACAGACATTCAGGATTATTGACATCAAAATCATGCTATCCTCCTTGTATTCTACCGCCGGTTGCAGTATTTAATATTACCTCAGACAGCATTCAAAGTGGAGATATCCTGACAGTATTGGATCAGTCAGAAAATGCTTTTGATTATCGCTGGTATCTGGATGGTGTATTTACATCAGACCAGCCTTCGCCTGATTTCCCGTTTACTTTACCCGGAAGATATACCCTTCGTCTTGAGGTATCCGGCAATGACCCTGCATGTGATATTTCTGTCACAGAAAAAACGATCACGGTACTTTGTGGCGTACGTGCATGTTTTGAGTCGGAAATCCGATATCCGTACCTAATATTCAGAGATTGTTCTGAAGGAGGCGATTCTGTCCGATGGACTATCCGGGAACAAGGAAAAGATGTCATTTATAACTGTACAAACACTTTGGATTCAATTTATATTAATAATACTTCTTCAGTTCAGGTATGTCTTCAGAGCATCGGCAGCTGGTGCAATGATACACAATGCAGGTATATAGATATACAAAGCGATGGAACAGAAATCTGTGATAACGGTATTGATGATGACGGGGATGGATTAGTCGATTTGTTTGACCCGGATTGTCCTTGTAACGATTCAGCTTATCAGGCACACTGTCCAACAGAATGTCCAGTAGTACCTGACAGCTTTCCGGATTTCAAAATGAAGTTGAAGTGGGTGTCGGAGCCGCTAGGAATTGGAAATCCTATTACTGTACCTGTAGTGGGAGATATTGATGACGATGGTAAGACAGATGTGATTATAGTAAAACGAAATCGTATTGCTTTTCTAAATACTGAAAGATATTTGACAGTTTTAGATGGCACAAGTGGAGCTATAAAAAAAGAAATACTTATAGCAGTTGGAAATGAGCCCACTACTACTGTTAGTTTAAATGATTTTAATTCGGATGGCAAAGCCGAAATTTGTGTTGCATATGGTAATGAATTAAAGGTATATGATTATAATCTCAATCTTATTTATGTTTCTGATGTAACTCCACAGACAAATGGACAAACGATTGGTGTTGCAGATTTTAATGGCGACGGTATTGCAGAGATTTACAAGTGGTCATATATTTTTAACAGTACAAACGGAAAGCTTTTAATAGATCTTGCGGATTACGGCTTTTGTGCTATTCCATTACCAGCTTTTCCTTGTTGGCGTGCTAATTTTATAGCAGCTGACATGTTACCAGATGAAGGAATTGAGTATGTTTATGGTAACACATTATATAGTATAATCATTCAGAATATGAATGGTAAATCAGGGAATACTGTTTCTGTCTTAAAAGCACCGGATGAAGTGCAAGATGGAAGGACAGCAGTAGCAGATATTGATGGTGACGGGCGATTGGACGTCATAGTTGCAAGAGGTGAAAATAATAATCAGCCTGGGGGACTTTGGGTTTGGAATCCATATTTGAATAAAATATTGGCAAGTGCCAACGTTGGTTTACAAGGAGGAATACCTGTCATTTCAGATTTGGATGGAGATTGTGTTCCTGAAATAATTGTAATTTTCGATAATGAACTGTGGGTGTATAAATATAAAAGCAATGAAACTTTGGAGATTAATTATATAGTTCCTATTTTGGAAGGGTCGGGAGGAACATCTGTATCGGTTTTTGACTTCAATCAGGATGGCAAAATGGAAATTGTATATAAAGACGAACAAAAGCTGATGATCATTGACGGACCGACAGGAACCATATTAAGTACCACCCTAATCAAACATGTAACTAGCTTTGAGTATCCTGTAATAGCTAATATAGATGGTGACGGACAGGCAGAGATATTAGTCACAGGCTATACCACCAATAGTGATGAGTATCGTCTGTACTGTTATGGTTCAGATGGTGCACCCTGGGCCCCTGCACGCTCTGTCTGGAATCAATACAACTACAATCCCACTTATATCAATGATGATCTCACCATCCCTCGCTATCAGCAGCATACTGCACAGCCACTTCAAGGCACAGAAAACTGTCCCCAAGTGACCTGCGCCACCCCATACAATAACTTTATGGTGCAGGCTACTTACCGCACACAAGAGGGGTGCTATGTATGGCCGGGACATAACCGGGATCTCACGATCTCTGCCACTTCGCGTTGTATGGGAGATAGTATCGAGATTTGTTTTTCACCCCGGTCGAGTATTGCCGGTGATTCCGCACTGATGGTGTACATATCATGCTTTCTGTTTATAAGTGATGATTTTACGATGATAGATAAAATAGCTATCAGAAGTGATACCTGTATCCGGATGCAAAAACTGAACGGAGTGGATAGTATGCTTATCGTAATTAATGAGACGGGTGGTATTTTTCCACCATCCTTTACCAACGCAGCCATTGCAGAGTGTGACTATACCAATAATGTATTTGTCCTGGACCTGAAAGGCCCTGATCTGACGATCGATATATTTTCGTATGAATGTACGGGTGATAGTCTGATTTTTTATATCACCACAGATAATAAAGGTGCTGAATCAGATATACCCTGTATAAGCGGTGGTTGCTATTTTACAGATCCAAAAGATAATGATCAAAACCCACCGTTGGAAATTACAGAATGGTGCTTTAAATATGATAACATCCTGATGCAATATCAGTACAGAGATACATTCAGGGTCGCAATACCCCTGCCCGCAGGACAATCCGGGATGTGGTGGACGATTAATGAAGGCGGATATGGCCCTGGTTTGTTAAGCTCCTTACTTACAGATATTTACGAGTGTAATTATACCAATAATACAGCCTATATTTCCTTTGATCTCACAGAAAAATCGCTCGACCTCGGTCCCGACATCACCAAATGTGGCAGCGAGGTAGTTTCTTTGGATGCCGGAGCAGGATTCAGTAGTTATCTTTGGAGCGATCTCACCACAGAGACTGTTTATTCATCATCTGACGAAGGTATCCATTATGTAGAAGCGACCGACCAGTGCGGCAGGATGTACAGAGATACCGTGACGATCACCATAGACCGGAGTAATGATATCGACCTGGGTGCCGATGTGACCCTTTGTGTCGGCGAGAGTTATGCGATACAGATCAGTGATATTTATGACCGGATACAGTGGTTTCCGTCAGAGAGAGTGGATTGTGATACCTGTCTGTCTGTTCAGGTGATTACAGCCACATCCGGCATGTTGATAGCGGTCGCACAGATAGAAAACTGTATCAGTATCGATACGATGGAGATACTTGTATTGACACCTCCGACAGAAGAAAGAAATGTTCGAATCTGCGATGGTGAAAGTATAGATTTTTATGGCAATATACTGACAGCTTCTGGCAGCCACGTACATGCTAAGGCAAATTGTGACAGCATCATCACTCTCAGACTGGAGGTCTATACATCCGACTCTACGGAGATTTCCGATCGGATATGCCGGGGAGATTCGGTACTGTTTGATGGTCGATATGTGAATACAGCAGGTGACTTCACAGCTATCTTTCAGAATAAGGATGGTTGCGATAGTCTCGTGACTCTCAGGCTCAGCGTGGGTGATACATTGGTAGAATACAACTCTTTCAATATGTGTGAAGGAGATTCTGTCCTGATAGCAGGTAATTGGGTAAAATATTCAGGTAGCTACGCAGAGATGTTTACTTCTGTAAGTACCGGATGTGACAGTATGACGATAACAGAAGTAAACGTTCTGCCGGAGATGGTGACGGTTATGGATTATCATCTGTGTGCCGGAGACAGTATATTTGTTTTTGACAGATGGCTCCATACTTCGGGCGAATACACGATCGAAAGTCAGACAGCCGCAGGTTGCGACAGCATCATTGTTGCAAATCTGAGTATATCACCGACATACCAAAGTGATCAGACATATAGCATCTGTACGGGTGACTCCATCTATGTACACGATCAATGGGTGAAGACATCCGGAAATTATCCCGCAAATTTTACATCCCTTGCCGGTTGTGACAGTATCAGTGTGGTGATGGTTGAAGTAATGGAAGCCATCACGACCGAAACGGACGTATCCCTTTGTGCCGGCGACTCGATTTACTTGTCAGGTGGTTGGGTTAGAGAAGCTGGTTTATACGAAGAGCGATTCACAGCCACGGGCGGTTGTGATAGTCTCGTCCGGACTGTACTCAGTATTATTCCGACTTTAGAACAAAGAGACAGCATCGGACTTTGTGATGGAGAGACTATCACACTGCACGGAGAGAGCATCAGTGCACTAGGCGATTATGTACATATGGTTCCGGGAGCAATGTGTGACATTCGGGTGTACAGTCATATTTATTCATTGCCTGTAAGTACAGCAGAAAGCAATTTTATTCTTTGTCCGTATGACTCTATACAGATCAATGGAGAATGGATTTTTCAATCAGGAGATTACCGATATACGTTCAGCAATGTGTGGGGATGTGATTCAGTTTTTACTGCGAAAGTACAATTACTCCCCGATCCACCCCAACCGGAACTGGAAGCAGATTGCGATGAGGGACACACCATAGCACGGGTAACAGACTACAACTTTTGGCAACCACGCTGGAGTACAGGAAGTGAAACATCCGAAGTCATCTATAATACATCAGGTCCTGTATCACTCGTCTGGCGTGCTGACCCGGATTGTGAAGTTACGTATAACTGGATAAATCCTGATGTTTCCGGATTATCAGAGGTTCCGTCGTTGGGTG
The genomic region above belongs to Saprospiraceae bacterium and contains:
- a CDS encoding VCBS repeat-containing protein yields the protein MIFSIQGIKSQQKDLCAFDLLLQDEKLESVYNHIEKNSKISYENFISQITSQRSVSNDVVILPVLIHIIHNNGEENISDQQVIKGINLMNDAFRNRGVYYTPDGTDTGIEFCLALRDQNGQETNGILRHQSIYTDMAIPGSRSAIFSFTGFEATQHINIRLVKKACFIDNCQIAGYGAINSGIVMDAIYFGKDKSDNTVLVHEMGHVLGLLHTFYGGCKNENCFEEGDRVCDTPPDNSVVYGPCNYTINSCRTDENDPRIFNPFRPFILGGIGDQPDLNNNFLDYIFQDCRTSFTTGQAQRMHFYIENRHSGLLTSKSCYPPCILPPVAVFNITSDSIQSGDILTVLDQSENAFDYRWYLDGVFTSDQPSPDFPFTLPGRYTLRLEVSGNDPACDISVTEKTITVLCGVRACFESEIRYPYLIFRDCSEGGDSVRWTIREQGKDVIYNCTNTLDSIYINNTSSVQVCLQSIGSWCNDTQCRYIDIQSDGTEICDNGIDDDGDGLVDLFDPDCPCNDSAYQAHCPTECPVVPDSFPDFKMKLKWVSEPLGIGNPITVPVVGDIDDDGKTDVIIVKRNRIAFLNTERYLTVLDGTSGAIKKEILIAVGNEPTTTVSLNDFNSDGKAEICVAYGNELKVYDYNLNLIYVSDVTPQTNGQTIGVADFNGDGIAEIYKWSYIFNSTNGKLLIDLADYGFCAIPLPAFPCWRANFIAADMLPDEGIEYVYGNTLYSIIIQNMNGKSGNTVSVLKAPDEVQDGRTAVADIDGDGRLDVIVARGENNNQPGGLWVWNPYLNKILASANVGLQGGIPVISDLDGDCVPEIIVIFDNELWVYKYKSNETLEINYIVPILEGSGGTSVSVFDFNQDGKMEIVYKDEQKLMIIDGPTGTILSTTLIKHVTSFEYPVIANIDGDGQAEILVTGYTTNSDEYRLYCYGSDGAPWAPARSVWNQYNYNPTYINDDLTIPRYQQHTAQPLQGTENCPQVTCATPYNNFMVQATYRTQEGCYVWPGHNRDLTISATSRCMGDSIEICFSPRSSIAGDSALMVYISCFLFISDDFTMIDKIAIRSDTCIRMQKLNGVDSMLIVINETGGIFPPSFTNAAIAECDYTNNVFVLDLKGPDLTIDIFSYECTGDSLIFYITTDNKGAESDIPCISGGCYFTDPKDNDQNPPLEITEWCFKYDNILMQYQYRDTFRVAIPLPAGQSGMWWTINEGGYGPGLLSSLLTDIYECNYTNNTAYISFDLTEKSLDLGPDITKCGSEVVSLDAGAGFSSYLWSDLTTETVYSSSDEGIHYVEATDQCGRMYRDTVTITIDRSNDIDLGADVTLCVGESYAIQISDIYDRIQWFPSERVDCDTCLSVQVITATSGMLIAVAQIENCISIDTMEILVLTPPTEERNVRICDGESIDFYGNILTASGSHVHAKANCDSIITLRLEVYTSDSTEISDRICRGDSVLFDGRYVNTAGDFTAIFQNKDGCDSLVTLRLSVGDTLVEYNSFNMCEGDSVLIAGNWVKYSGSYAEMFTSVSTGCDSMTITEVNVLPEMVTVMDYHLCAGDSIFVFDRWLHTSGEYTIESQTAAGCDSIIVANLSISPTYQSDQTYSICTGDSIYVHDQWVKTSGNYPANFTSLAGCDSISVVMVEVMEAITTETDVSLCAGDSIYLSGGWVREAGLYEERFTATGGCDSLVRTVLSIIPTLEQRDSIGLCDGETITLHGESISALGDYVHMVPGAMCDIRVYSHIYSLPVSTAESNFILCPYDSIQINGEWIFQSGDYRYTFSNVWGCDSVFTAKVQLLPDPPQPELEADCDEGHTIARVTDYNFWQPRWSTGSETSEVIYNTSGPVSLVWRADPDCEVTYNWINPDVSGLSEVPSLGDVNSTDSSSIPMTTGLDESEWTVSWSPAWAVSCSPCSETNIKTDTDTEIIVTMTHISGCVYVRTLRVSVESTEVVLPNIFAPSSTGPNRLWNIQLPSGYEMKEIFIYDRWGNQVAGENIRESLSWDGRFNGMDLQPGVFVYFMKYSDSKGNVVVKRGDVTLVR